One region of Candidatus Omnitrophota bacterium genomic DNA includes:
- the cobS gene encoding adenosylcobinamide-GDP ribazoletransferase, whose amino-acid sequence MKRFLVAVQFLTSIPVKVKGEITDKDLAGSMAYFPLVGLLAGALLALSYNILIPFLPHAAVCAFVMIINVVISGGLHIDGFIDTFDAIASGAGRKRMLEIMKEGRPGAVGLASVVLLFIAEYSLLISLPEGVIEGALIAMAVLSRTSFVASSALYPYARDTDGLGKKFAGRLEKRNIAVAFLAAAIVFFLIFRLKAFVFIPSACCVILAFDIYFFRKFGGITGDTMGALGEIMEITALALAVALI is encoded by the coding sequence GTGAAACGATTCCTGGTTGCGGTGCAATTTTTAACGTCTATACCCGTAAAGGTAAAAGGCGAGATAACCGATAAAGACCTTGCCGGCTCGATGGCATATTTCCCGCTGGTCGGGCTTTTAGCAGGCGCCCTTCTCGCGCTGTCATATAATATCCTGATCCCGTTCTTGCCGCATGCGGCCGTATGCGCTTTCGTAATGATAATAAACGTCGTTATATCCGGCGGGCTCCACATAGACGGTTTCATAGATACTTTCGACGCGATAGCCAGCGGCGCCGGCAGGAAGAGGATGCTGGAGATAATGAAAGAAGGCAGGCCCGGAGCGGTCGGGCTCGCCTCTGTCGTACTTTTGTTTATCGCGGAATACTCGCTTCTTATCTCGCTTCCTGAGGGGGTGATCGAGGGGGCATTGATAGCGATGGCGGTTTTAAGCAGGACATCGTTCGTCGCTTCAAGCGCGCTCTATCCTTACGCGAGAGATACGGACGGCCTGGGAAAGAAATTCGCCGGGCGCCTGGAGAAGAGGAATATCGCGGTTGCGTTTCTCGCCGCGGCAATAGTCTTCTTCCTTATATTCAGGTTAAAAGCGTTCGTCTTTATACCCTCGGCCTGCTGCGTCATTTTGGCGTTTGACATTTATTTTTTCAGGAAATTCGGAGGGATAACAGGGGACACGATGGGCGCGCTGGGGGAGATAATGGAGATAACGGCTCTCGCGCTTGCCGTAGCATTGATATGA
- a CDS encoding protein-L-isoaspartate(D-aspartate) O-methyltransferase, translated as MKEQDDDLIFRNEMVESQLIPRGIIDAAVLAAMRKVPRHLFTSGKSLENSYADYPLPVGEGQTISQPYMVALMTQCLELKDGGKVLEIGTGSGYQAAILREIAAEVYSVERYDTLAQKARELLDGLGYKDIKIKVGDGTEGWDEFAPYDGIIVTAGAPSVPAPLVEQLAEGGIMVIPVGGAFSQELLLIRKNQGETTQESICGCTFVPLVGKYGWQED; from the coding sequence ATGAAAGAGCAGGACGACGACTTAATCTTCAGGAATGAAATGGTTGAAAGCCAGCTGATACCGCGCGGGATAATAGATGCGGCGGTCTTGGCTGCCATGAGGAAAGTTCCGCGCCACCTCTTTACATCCGGTAAAAGCCTCGAAAACTCCTATGCCGATTATCCTCTGCCTGTAGGCGAGGGCCAGACGATCTCCCAGCCCTATATGGTTGCCCTGATGACGCAATGCCTCGAGCTTAAAGACGGGGGAAAAGTGCTTGAGATAGGTACCGGCTCGGGTTACCAGGCGGCGATATTGCGTGAGATAGCCGCGGAAGTCTATTCGGTCGAGCGGTATGACACATTGGCGCAAAAGGCGCGGGAACTCCTGGACGGGCTCGGTTATAAGGATATAAAGATAAAAGTAGGCGACGGCACCGAAGGGTGGGACGAATTTGCCCCCTATGACGGGATAATCGTTACCGCCGGCGCGCCGTCGGTCCCCGCGCCTCTCGTAGAGCAGTTAGCCGAGGGAGGGATAATGGTGATCCCGGTCGGCGGGGCGTTCAGCCAGGAACTCTTGCTCATCAGGAAGAACCAGGGCGAGACCACGCAGGAAAGTATCTGCGGATGCACCTTCGTGCCGCTTGTGGGCAAATACGGGTGGCAGGAAGATTAA
- a CDS encoding ABC transporter ATP-binding protein has product MTILKAESVTGGYGREPVIKDISFSTTSGSFIGIIGPNGAGKTTFLRMLSRVLHPAAGTITIDGKDIYRMPMKEFAASVAFVSSESGVIFPFTCLEIVMMGRFPYLHPLKGESDKDLEAVRRAIEMTDCSGLISRQIDQISAGERQRIFIARALAQEPRMIFLDEPTSHLDISHQVQILDLIKDLSERGGITIVAVFHDLNLASEYCDTLMLMDGGRVAAIGEPKEVISYELIEKVYKTVVVVRDNPVSGKPYVLLAPRIKRKGA; this is encoded by the coding sequence ATGACGATTCTTAAGGCCGAGTCGGTGACAGGCGGTTATGGCAGAGAGCCGGTTATAAAAGATATTTCCTTCTCAACCACAAGCGGCAGTTTCATCGGCATTATCGGCCCGAACGGCGCTGGGAAGACGACATTTTTGAGGATGTTAAGCCGCGTCCTGCATCCGGCAGCCGGCACGATAACCATCGACGGGAAAGACATATACAGGATGCCGATGAAGGAATTCGCGGCGTCTGTGGCGTTCGTCTCCTCAGAATCCGGCGTAATATTCCCGTTTACGTGCCTTGAAATAGTGATGATGGGCAGGTTCCCGTATCTCCATCCGCTAAAGGGCGAATCGGATAAAGACCTTGAGGCGGTCCGGCGCGCGATAGAGATGACCGACTGCTCCGGGCTCATATCCCGCCAGATAGACCAGATCAGCGCAGGAGAGAGGCAGAGGATATTCATCGCCAGGGCTCTTGCCCAGGAACCGCGCATGATATTTCTCGATGAGCCGACATCGCATCTCGACATATCGCACCAGGTCCAGATACTCGACCTGATAAAGGACTTGAGCGAGCGCGGGGGTATCACCATCGTCGCGGTCTTCCACGACCTCAACCTGGCGTCGGAATATTGCGACACGCTGATGCTTATGGACGGCGGACGCGTCGCCGCGATCGGCGAGCCGAAAGAAGTCATCAGTTATGAATTGATAGAGAAAGTATACAAGACAGTTGTTGTAGTTAGAGATAATCCCGTCAGCGGCAAGCCGTATGTCCTGCTCGCGCCGAGGATTAAAAGAAAGGGGGCCTGA
- a CDS encoding energy transducer TonB, producing MNFDYAAEKDNKLLIALIFSVVIHILLLSNWPFYRNFFTDRMRSGDVEVTYVKSREQPPAKQQEAPSRRSESLPEVSPPQKLVSAELPKAAPEAKKSEAKVLKGELPAAPPKKSPGAEQSSRIVIKQPLVPKIETTTSVDASVEARGLSFIPPSYSQVVRDRIIDNIDTRKTGGEGDVYVRFVITSSGMLKEIGIIDEKSSDDGILRAAAFQAVKDSSPFPVFPEKVRLSEVVFTCQISFARK from the coding sequence GTGAATTTTGATTACGCGGCGGAGAAGGACAACAAACTTTTAATAGCGCTGATATTCTCCGTCGTCATCCACATATTGTTATTGAGTAATTGGCCCTTCTACCGGAATTTCTTTACGGATAGGATGCGTTCCGGCGACGTCGAGGTGACATATGTTAAATCCAGGGAACAGCCGCCGGCCAAGCAACAGGAAGCGCCGTCAAGGAGGTCAGAGTCCCTGCCCGAGGTGTCGCCGCCGCAAAAACTAGTTTCCGCGGAGCTCCCGAAAGCGGCCCCGGAAGCGAAGAAGAGCGAAGCCAAGGTATTAAAAGGAGAACTTCCTGCCGCGCCCCCGAAAAAAAGCCCGGGGGCAGAGCAGTCCTCCAGGATCGTCATAAAACAACCGCTCGTGCCGAAGATCGAGACGACCACTTCTGTCGACGCTTCTGTTGAGGCGCGCGGGCTTAGCTTTATACCGCCTTCTTACTCGCAGGTCGTCAGGGACAGGATAATAGATAATATCGATACCAGGAAGACGGGAGGGGAGGGCGACGTATATGTGCGTTTTGTCATCACTTCTTCCGGAATGTTAAAAGAGATCGGCATAATCGATGAAAAATCCAGCGACGACGGGATCCTGAGAGCGGCCGCTTTCCAGGCGGTCAAGGATTCCTCGCCTTTTCCCGTTTTCCCGGAAAAGGTCCGGCTCTCGGAGGTGGTTTTCACCTGCCAGATAAGTTTTGCCCGCAAGTAA
- the cobT gene encoding nicotinate-nucleotide--dimethylbenzimidazole phosphoribosyltransferase — MSIGVRNTVTDKVKIDEVVKAIESVDAAFYAKAQVRLDNLTKPKGSLGRLEEIAARVVAITGNLKPSVKNKVIFTMAGDHGICEEGVSAYPQEVTPQMVYNFLRGGAGINVLARDAGAEVIVVDMGVKGKIKADKAPNFKDKKVNHGTKNFAKVPAMTREEALKSITGGIEAFNEAYAEEKIELAGVGDMGIGNTTSSSAIVAAVTGEDIALVTGRGTGIDDTSYARKIDAIKKGLFLHKPDPKDPIDILSKVGGFEIGGIAGVILAAASKKVPVAVDGFIASCGALIAFEICPAVKDYIFFAHQSVEAGQLAILRRIGQKPLLNLDMRLGEGTGAALAMGIIEASVKVLNEMATFGEAGVSEEK; from the coding sequence ATGTCTATTGGTGTCAGGAATACCGTTACAGATAAAGTAAAGATCGATGAGGTCGTAAAGGCGATCGAATCGGTAGATGCCGCCTTTTACGCCAAGGCGCAGGTGCGCCTTGATAACCTGACTAAACCGAAAGGCAGCCTTGGCCGGCTCGAGGAGATAGCCGCGCGCGTCGTCGCGATAACCGGGAACCTGAAACCCTCGGTAAAGAATAAAGTGATATTCACGATGGCCGGTGACCACGGGATATGCGAGGAAGGCGTCAGCGCCTATCCGCAGGAGGTCACCCCGCAGATGGTCTACAATTTCCTGAGGGGCGGCGCCGGGATAAATGTCCTTGCCAGGGACGCCGGGGCTGAAGTCATCGTCGTAGATATGGGAGTGAAGGGGAAGATAAAAGCGGATAAAGCGCCTAATTTTAAGGATAAAAAAGTAAACCACGGGACGAAGAATTTTGCCAAAGTCCCCGCGATGACAAGGGAAGAGGCCCTGAAGTCGATAACCGGCGGGATAGAAGCGTTCAATGAGGCCTATGCCGAAGAAAAGATCGAGCTCGCCGGCGTCGGGGATATGGGGATAGGGAACACCACTTCGTCGAGTGCGATAGTCGCCGCAGTCACAGGCGAAGATATCGCCCTGGTGACAGGCAGAGGGACAGGCATAGACGACACCTCTTACGCCCGTAAGATCGATGCCATAAAAAAGGGCCTGTTTTTGCATAAGCCCGACCCGAAAGACCCCATAGACATCCTTTCCAAGGTGGGCGGATTCGAGATAGGCGGGATAGCGGGCGTGATATTAGCCGCCGCATCGAAGAAGGTGCCTGTCGCGGTTGATGGGTTTATTGCTTCCTGCGGCGCCCTGATAGCGTTTGAGATCTGTCCGGCCGTAAAAGATTATATCTTCTTCGCGCACCAATCTGTTGAGGCGGGGCAGTTGGCCATTTTAAGGCGCATCGGCCAGAAGCCGTTACTGAACCTCGATATGCGGCTCGGAGAGGGGACAGGCGCGGCGCTCGCAATGGGCATAATCGAGGCGTCAGTGAAGGTATTGAACGAAATGGCGACATTCGGCGAAGCGGGAGTTTCGGAGGAGAAGTGA
- the cobU gene encoding bifunctional adenosylcobinamide kinase/adenosylcobinamide-phosphate guanylyltransferase translates to MSELVLVTGGVRSGKSSYAQTIAAASGAKVFYIATAEALDADMKKRINSHKRSRSKSWATIEEPIRLVKAINSLPAENITVILDCLTLFISNLIHKGLTDAKIYSEIKKIIIALRKKAGLSIIVTNEVGSGIVPENRLSRRFRDLQGRVNQITAKEADRVCLLVSGIPLQIK, encoded by the coding sequence ATGTCTGAATTGGTATTGGTCACCGGAGGCGTCCGGTCCGGCAAGTCTTCTTACGCGCAAACTATCGCCGCGGCATCAGGCGCGAAGGTCTTCTATATTGCGACAGCCGAAGCGCTGGATGCCGATATGAAGAAGAGGATAAACTCCCACAAAAGGTCCCGCTCCAAGTCCTGGGCCACCATAGAAGAGCCCATCCGTCTCGTTAAAGCGATCAATTCACTGCCCGCGGAGAATATTACAGTAATCCTTGATTGCCTGACCCTTTTCATATCAAATCTCATCCACAAAGGCCTGACTGACGCGAAGATATATTCTGAAATAAAGAAAATAATAATTGCCCTGCGGAAGAAGGCCGGGCTTTCCATAATAGTCACTAACGAAGTCGGAAGCGGCATCGTCCCCGAGAATAGGTTGTCCCGCAGGTTTAGGGACCTGCAGGGGCGAGTAAACCAGATAACTGCCAAGGAGGCGGACAGGGTATGTCTATTGGTGTCAGGAATACCGTTACAGATAAAGTAA
- a CDS encoding TonB-dependent receptor: MVYFSRIILVVLSTFMLIPSARCEETANVELEKIVVTPLGTEQSYGTVSRSMDIIDKHDLSTVRYENVSEPVGRLTSSQSIDYGSEGALKTIRLRGSSAEQVLIMIDSRPITDSRTGQAELHAIPIDSVEKIEVIKGPASAVYGSSAIGGVVNIITKKPSKKPKTVIESSFGNNQTLHDSLSTSATINDFGYYFNYSYDSTHGSRDNSEYRSHNWTARLDYKAGEDNRIFFNTGYFQDKGGAPGSIFFPTLDNFQLNYKNYYDLGWTAKLFEESEISLRAYQNNDKLVFINSTNPFSSDAASARTRGMLVQYSQKFFDCYKVIAGFDGKMNRVDATLVGKHKNIVRSPFVQNEFSIGKDLEVNFGFRDDDYSNFKGTVSPSAGAAYKIGEYSKLRVNYAKGFRAPTFNDLYWPFDGFTQGNPNLRPEKSWSWEGGFDLGYKSGLQLSATYFTNKLKDLIDWAPGDDFVWRPSNISSAKIDGVEFKTVVPLTKSLKFDFGYSYLNAMDVDLDRYLIYRAKNKFDMGLILEYDKWDVRFYGESLGRRYTDTANTAFLKKNFVAYLDASYKINNNLTTFVSIDNIFNRSYQLALGYPMPGFAINGGIRGEF; encoded by the coding sequence ATGGTGTATTTTTCAAGGATTATTTTGGTCGTATTGTCCACGTTTATGTTGATCCCGTCAGCCCGCTGCGAGGAAACAGCGAACGTCGAACTTGAAAAGATAGTGGTCACGCCGCTCGGCACAGAGCAGAGTTACGGCACGGTTTCCCGGAGCATGGATATCATAGATAAACACGACCTTTCAACGGTCCGTTATGAGAACGTCTCAGAGCCGGTCGGCAGGCTCACTTCGTCCCAATCCATAGATTACGGGTCGGAAGGCGCCCTCAAAACGATAAGGCTGCGCGGTTCCAGCGCCGAACAGGTGCTGATCATGATAGATTCCAGGCCGATCACCGACTCGAGGACAGGCCAGGCCGAACTCCACGCTATCCCGATCGATTCGGTCGAGAAGATAGAGGTCATTAAGGGGCCGGCCTCCGCGGTATACGGCTCGAGCGCGATAGGAGGCGTGGTCAATATAATAACAAAAAAGCCCTCTAAAAAGCCCAAAACCGTCATAGAATCGAGTTTCGGCAATAACCAGACCCTCCATGATTCGCTCTCGACATCCGCGACGATAAATGATTTCGGCTATTATTTTAATTATTCATACGATTCGACGCACGGCAGCAGGGACAATTCGGAATACCGCTCGCATAACTGGACGGCAAGGCTCGATTATAAGGCCGGGGAGGATAACAGGATATTTTTCAATACCGGTTATTTCCAGGATAAGGGCGGGGCGCCTGGTTCAATCTTCTTTCCGACGCTTGACAATTTCCAGCTCAATTACAAGAATTATTACGACCTAGGCTGGACGGCGAAATTATTCGAGGAGAGCGAGATAAGCCTTAGGGCCTACCAGAACAACGACAAACTCGTCTTCATAAATTCCACAAACCCGTTCTCCAGCGACGCCGCCAGCGCCCGCACGAGGGGCATGCTTGTCCAATATTCGCAGAAATTCTTCGATTGTTACAAGGTGATCGCGGGTTTCGACGGGAAGATGAACCGGGTGGACGCTACTCTCGTCGGGAAACACAAGAACATCGTCCGTTCGCCGTTCGTGCAGAACGAGTTCTCTATCGGGAAGGATCTCGAGGTGAATTTCGGTTTCAGGGATGACGATTATTCGAATTTCAAGGGGACGGTCTCGCCCAGCGCCGGCGCCGCGTATAAAATAGGCGAATACTCGAAGCTTAGGGTCAATTACGCGAAAGGGTTCCGCGCGCCGACTTTCAACGACCTCTATTGGCCGTTCGACGGGTTCACTCAGGGGAACCCCAACCTCAGGCCCGAGAAATCCTGGTCGTGGGAAGGGGGATTCGACCTCGGCTATAAGAGCGGCCTCCAATTGAGCGCGACATATTTCACCAATAAGTTGAAAGACCTGATAGACTGGGCGCCGGGCGACGATTTTGTCTGGAGGCCTTCCAATATCTCCTCGGCGAAGATAGATGGGGTCGAATTTAAGACCGTGGTACCTTTAACCAAGAGCCTGAAATTCGACTTCGGTTACAGTTACCTGAACGCGATGGACGTTGACCTCGACAGGTACCTTATATACAGGGCGAAGAACAAATTCGACATGGGCCTGATTCTGGAATACGACAAATGGGACGTGAGGTTTTACGGCGAGTCGCTCGGCAGGAGATATACCGATACCGCGAACACCGCTTTCCTGAAGAAGAATTTCGTCGCATACCTCGATGCCTCCTACAAGATAAACAATAATTTGACTACTTTCGTTTCTATTGATAATATATTCAACAGGAGTTACCAGTTGGCGCTTGGTTACCCGATGCCGGGTTTCGCGATAAACGGGGGTATAAGGGGTGAATTTTGA
- a CDS encoding glycosyltransferase family 2 protein, producing the protein MRGEIPPLRGCVIIPAFNEEMRIGHIAGEVKAKGLDCIVVDDGSADKTKEEAKEAGADVICHPKNLGKGVSLRDGFKKALEKGCDFVITMDGDGQHHPGELEGFVRAAEKSGAAVILGNRMGDPKGMPLKRKVTNWVMSSFISLIAGQRMPDTQCGYRLIKAEVLKAVPLTTDKYEIESELLIGASKAGFRIASIPIKSIYGGEKSQIHPFVDTLRFLSFIIKTAFKK; encoded by the coding sequence GTGAGAGGTGAAATCCCGCCGCTGCGGGGCTGCGTAATAATTCCCGCGTTTAATGAGGAGATGCGTATCGGCCATATCGCGGGAGAGGTCAAGGCCAAGGGCCTCGATTGCATAGTGGTAGACGACGGCTCGGCCGATAAGACCAAGGAAGAGGCAAAGGAAGCAGGCGCCGATGTCATCTGCCATCCGAAGAACCTCGGCAAGGGCGTATCGCTGAGGGATGGTTTCAAGAAAGCCCTGGAAAAAGGCTGCGATTTTGTTATAACGATGGACGGCGACGGACAACACCACCCGGGCGAGCTGGAAGGTTTCGTCAGGGCAGCCGAAAAAAGCGGCGCGGCCGTTATCCTCGGGAACAGGATGGGAGATCCTAAAGGCATGCCGCTCAAGAGAAAGGTCACCAATTGGGTGATGTCGAGTTTCATTTCCCTGATCGCGGGCCAGAGAATGCCGGATACGCAGTGCGGCTACAGGCTCATAAAGGCGGAAGTCCTGAAAGCTGTGCCTCTTACTACAGATAAATACGAGATAGAGTCGGAGCTCCTGATAGGCGCCTCGAAGGCGGGGTTCAGGATCGCATCCATTCCCATAAAGTCCATCTATGGGGGAGAGAAGAGCCAGATACACCCGTTCGTAGATACCCTCCGTTTCTTATCCTTCATAATAAAAACGGCCTTCAAAAAATGA
- the rpsU gene encoding 30S ribosomal protein S21, with amino-acid sequence MPMVEVGQNEPLEKALRRLKKKIEREGILKAIRARKHYEKPSVKKKRKQMEALKNKRKRFSF; translated from the coding sequence ATGCCTATGGTAGAAGTCGGCCAAAATGAGCCTTTGGAAAAGGCCCTGAGGCGGCTTAAAAAGAAGATCGAAAGAGAAGGGATCTTAAAAGCTATAAGGGCGCGCAAACATTACGAGAAGCCAAGCGTCAAGAAGAAGAGAAAGCAGATGGAGGCGCTCAAGAATAAGAGAAAGAGATTCAGTTTTTAG
- a CDS encoding iron ABC transporter permease — translation MEVRQESQTSRKRGHRAFIIAAAILVAAAAVSVYFGAAKVGFLSALTDMDKRILGLRAGRILLALTVGGGLSVAGVILQGLMRNPLCEPYVLGISSGAALGAVISTILLGMQHFLGLSALPVWAFMGAVAAFFIVYRISEVNGRIPVQNLLLTGVIVGAVFSSVVIFLVSFSEKEYLHSVIWWLLGNLQIFDMNLLLSVMIIVITAVILAALNSRELNAISLGEEEAAHLGVDIEKTKKRLFIIASVITGAAVSAAGMIGFVGLIVPHFVRLVIGANHRAVIPVSFVAGGAFLIFCDLIARMVMLPAEVPVGVITALCGGPFFLYLLRKRSRAR, via the coding sequence ATGGAAGTGCGCCAGGAGTCACAGACATCAAGAAAAAGGGGGCATAGGGCCTTTATTATCGCGGCCGCAATATTGGTCGCGGCCGCCGCGGTCTCGGTCTATTTCGGCGCGGCAAAGGTCGGTTTCCTCTCCGCGCTTACCGATATGGACAAGCGCATACTTGGCCTCAGGGCCGGAAGGATATTGCTCGCGTTGACCGTCGGCGGCGGGCTCTCGGTGGCAGGCGTGATATTGCAGGGGCTTATGCGCAATCCTTTATGCGAGCCGTATGTCCTCGGCATCTCGAGCGGCGCGGCGCTTGGCGCGGTAATCTCGACTATCTTATTGGGCATGCAGCATTTCCTGGGCTTAAGCGCCCTTCCTGTCTGGGCTTTCATGGGAGCGGTTGCCGCGTTCTTTATTGTATACAGGATATCAGAGGTCAACGGGAGGATACCGGTACAGAACCTCTTGTTGACCGGCGTCATAGTCGGAGCCGTGTTTTCGTCTGTCGTGATCTTCCTCGTATCGTTCTCGGAGAAGGAGTACCTGCACAGCGTAATATGGTGGCTGCTCGGCAATCTCCAGATATTCGATATGAACCTGCTTTTGTCGGTGATGATAATAGTTATCACGGCGGTCATCCTCGCGGCGCTTAATTCGAGGGAGCTTAACGCCATTTCGCTCGGGGAAGAGGAAGCTGCGCACCTCGGGGTCGATATCGAGAAGACGAAAAAACGATTGTTCATCATAGCGTCGGTCATAACCGGCGCCGCGGTATCCGCGGCAGGCATGATAGGTTTCGTCGGGCTGATAGTGCCCCATTTTGTCAGGTTAGTGATAGGCGCCAATCACAGGGCTGTCATACCCGTATCGTTCGTCGCCGGAGGCGCGTTCCTTATCTTCTGCGATCTTATCGCCAGGATGGTGATGCTCCCGGCCGAGGTGCCGGTAGGAGTAATAACGGCTTTATGCGGCGGGCCGTTCTTTTTGTACTTATTGAGGAAGAGGTCGAGGGCCAGATGA
- a CDS encoding cobalamin-binding protein, translating into MRKIIIVAFMLLFICRHAAAGQVRIISIAPATTEIACALGLEDDLVAVSTYCDYPPEVKSKEKIGSFSEPNIEKILILKPDIILATGLEQAQAVGKLKTLGLRVMVSDPKNFRELYDSILAIGKACGKDTEAVSLMNKMKKTVSAVSAKVAPVEPDKRPKVYFEIWYDPIMTAGKGSFIDEMITVAGGVNITYDAPRPFSQFSPELIVKRDPDVIILGYMVKGEGAAESLSKRFGWDKITAVRKGRVYDDIEPDILFRPGPRLADAVVRLNERFYK; encoded by the coding sequence ATGAGAAAGATCATTATTGTGGCGTTTATGCTTCTTTTTATCTGCCGGCATGCCGCAGCGGGACAGGTTAGGATCATATCTATCGCGCCTGCCACTACTGAGATCGCCTGCGCCCTGGGCCTGGAGGATGATCTCGTCGCGGTCTCCACTTATTGCGATTATCCGCCGGAGGTTAAGAGCAAGGAGAAGATAGGCTCTTTCAGCGAACCTAATATAGAGAAGATACTCATCCTTAAGCCCGATATCATCCTCGCCACAGGCCTGGAACAGGCGCAGGCCGTAGGGAAATTGAAAACATTAGGGCTCCGGGTAATGGTATCAGACCCGAAGAATTTCCGGGAGTTGTATGATTCTATCCTCGCGATAGGCAAAGCGTGCGGGAAAGACACTGAGGCGGTTTCATTGATGAATAAAATGAAGAAGACCGTATCGGCCGTCTCTGCAAAAGTCGCCCCGGTAGAGCCGGATAAACGGCCGAAGGTGTATTTCGAGATATGGTACGACCCGATCATGACCGCGGGCAAAGGGTCCTTTATAGACGAGATGATAACGGTCGCCGGCGGGGTCAATATAACTTACGACGCGCCGAGGCCGTTCTCGCAGTTCAGTCCCGAATTGATCGTCAAACGCGACCCGGACGTGATAATACTGGGCTATATGGTAAAGGGAGAAGGCGCGGCAGAGTCTCTTTCGAAGAGGTTCGGCTGGGACAAGATAACGGCAGTAAGAAAGGGCAGGGTTTATGATGATATCGAGCCGGATATCCTGTTCAGGCCAGGGCCGCGGCTTGCGGATGCCGTCGTCCGATTGAACGAAAGGTTCTACAAGTAA